The Triticum aestivum cultivar Chinese Spring chromosome 7B, IWGSC CS RefSeq v2.1, whole genome shotgun sequence genome window below encodes:
- the LOC123159909 gene encoding probable non-specific lipid-transfer protein 2 — protein sequence MGNSKAAVCVLALVLCGLLAADTAAAAGCDASALRPCVGAIMLGGAVTPGCCARLRAQRACLCQYARDPSYRGYVNSPRAQSVVAACGLPGPKC from the coding sequence ATGGGCAACAGCAAGGCCGCGGTGTGCGTGCTGGCGCTCGTCCTGTGCGGCCTGCTCGCCgcagacacggcggcggcggcggggtgcgacGCGAGCGCGCTGAGGCCGTGCGTGGGCGCTATCATGCTGGGCGGGGCGGTGACGCCGGGGTGCTGCGCGCGGCTGCGCGCCCAGCGGGCGTGCCTGTGCCAGTACGCACGCGACCCGTCCTACCGCGGCTACGTCAACAGCCCAAGGGCGCAGAGCGTCGTCGCCGCCTGCGGCCTCCCCGGGCCCAAGTGCTGA